Proteins encoded together in one Streptomyces sp. NA04227 window:
- a CDS encoding VOC family protein produces MTSPSPRPRLRHLALTLRDPARAAAFYRDALRMEQFHQDPDGSRFLTDGYLNLALIQHRPDGDVPAGFNHFGFEVPDLGEVAEEMKRYACPAPVRRGGDRPFAEYRAADPEGNWFDLSEHGFLPPERNRPRAGESET; encoded by the coding sequence ATGACCAGCCCCAGCCCCCGCCCCCGGCTCCGGCATCTGGCGCTCACCCTCCGGGACCCGGCACGCGCCGCCGCCTTCTACCGCGACGCCCTGCGGATGGAGCAGTTCCACCAGGACCCCGACGGCAGCCGCTTCCTCACCGACGGCTATCTCAACCTCGCCCTCATCCAGCACCGGCCGGACGGTGATGTGCCCGCCGGGTTCAACCACTTCGGCTTCGAGGTGCCCGACCTCGGCGAGGTCGCCGAGGAGATGAAGAGGTACGCATGCCCGGCTCCCGTACGCCGTGGGGGTGACCGTCCGTTCGCGGAGTACCGGGCCGCCGATCCGGAGGGCAACTGGTTCGACCTGTCCGAGCACGGGTTCCTGCCGCCCGAGCGGAACAGGCCGCGCGCCGGTGAGTCCGAGACCTGA
- a CDS encoding SRPBCC domain-containing protein, which yields MYSTQVSQYVNASRALVYRALLDADAVAQWRVPNGMSSHVHAFEAREGGTFRVSLTYDSGQGTGKSAERTDTYHGHFAELVPGEKVVEVMEFETEDPALRGEMTMTTTLTDMDDGRTEVVFLHEGVPDGVPAPDNEAGMWMALAKLARWAEASEQSG from the coding sequence ATGTACTCGACTCAGGTTTCTCAGTACGTGAATGCCTCGCGGGCCCTCGTCTACCGGGCGCTCCTTGACGCGGACGCGGTGGCCCAGTGGCGGGTGCCGAACGGAATGAGCAGTCATGTGCACGCGTTCGAGGCGCGTGAGGGCGGGACGTTCCGGGTCTCGCTCACCTATGACTCCGGTCAGGGCACCGGGAAGTCGGCCGAGCGCACCGACACGTACCACGGGCACTTCGCGGAACTCGTCCCCGGCGAGAAGGTCGTCGAGGTGATGGAGTTCGAGACGGAGGACCCCGCGCTGCGCGGCGAGATGACCATGACCACGACGCTCACGGACATGGACGACGGCCGTACCGAGGTCGTCTTCCTGCACGAAGGAGTGCCCGACGGCGTACCCGCCCCCGACAACGAGGCGGGCATGTGGATGGCGCTGGCGAAGCTCGCGCGGTGGGCGGAGGCGAGCGAGCAGTCGGGGTGA
- a CDS encoding DoxX family protein — protein MFLAYVVVTVITIVINAWESVINFARTDFVLANAAAVGFPQSGLPLLGALKGAGALGLLLGMLGFTGIGAAAGVGLVLFFLCAMWAHVRIRDYRNLGFPGAFLAMAAGSLVLLLVR, from the coding sequence ATGTTCCTTGCCTATGTCGTCGTCACCGTCATCACCATCGTCATCAACGCCTGGGAATCCGTCATCAACTTCGCCCGTACGGATTTCGTCCTCGCCAACGCCGCCGCCGTGGGATTCCCGCAGTCCGGCCTCCCGCTGCTCGGCGCCCTGAAGGGGGCCGGAGCCCTCGGCCTGCTGCTCGGGATGCTGGGGTTCACGGGTATCGGAGCGGCGGCCGGAGTCGGGCTCGTGCTCTTCTTCCTCTGCGCGATGTGGGCCCACGTCCGTATCCGCGACTACCGCAACCTCGGGTTCCCGGGCGCCTTTCTGGCGATGGCCGCCGGCTCGCTCGTGCTTCTCCTCGTGCGCTAG
- a CDS encoding SpoIIE family protein phosphatase, whose translation MFVLQALIVLLLVVVAVLTLLLQARSDRFQAARDRSLAAAEAFAHSPGLVGALRSRDPTAVLQPRTEAARMRGGVDFIVVMNPQGIRYTHPRPELIGKEFVGTIEPSLSGRVTIETVDGPLGEEVQVVVPVTDDRGDIVGLVSAGVRVRAVSSAFDRQLPVVLGVGAGALALATAGTALVTRRLRRQTHGLGPTEMTRMYEHHDAVLHTVREGVVIIGGDGRVLLVNDEARRLLGLTEDAEGRAVTELALDPAMARLLADRRAASDEVIPVGDRLVAVNNRPLDRGQGPSGSVATLRDSTELRALAGKAEAARERLRLLYEASVRIGTTLDVQRTAEELTQVAVPGFADCATVDLAEAVLRGDEPAPVVSGEAPRLRRLALTGGGGDHPLYRPGELVVFATRTPQAAGFLSGETVLVPDLAASQDWRAQGTERADRVLAHGFRSMVTVPLRARGVLMGIVNYWRMRDSDPFDEDDLSLAGELAARAAISIDNARRFTREHDMAVTLQRSLLPRALPEQNALDVAYRYLPAQSGVGGDWFDVIPLPGARVALVVGDVVGHGMHAAATMGRLRTAVQNFSALDLPPDELLGHLDELVARIDQEITGAETDAPVAGATCVYAIYDPASGRCQMARAGHPVPAVVAPDGSVEFPEVPAGPPLGVGSLPFEAVELVLPAGSSLVLYTDGLIEDRTRDIDIGLELLRSALAHPGRTPNEACNAVLRELLPARPSDDIALLVARTRVLSGDRIADWEVPPDPAAVAGARAELTACLNRWGLSDHIFTAELVLSELITNSIRYASGSIGVRLLRDRNLICEVSDSSSTSPHLRYAAAEDEGGRGLFLISQLAERWGTRYTPDGKVIWAEIALG comes from the coding sequence ATGTTCGTCCTCCAGGCGCTGATCGTGCTGCTGCTCGTCGTGGTGGCCGTACTCACTCTGCTGCTCCAGGCGCGCAGTGATCGTTTCCAGGCGGCCCGGGACCGTTCGCTGGCCGCCGCCGAGGCCTTCGCGCACTCCCCCGGTCTGGTCGGCGCGCTGCGCAGCCGCGATCCCACGGCCGTACTGCAACCACGTACCGAGGCCGCCCGGATGCGCGGCGGGGTCGACTTCATCGTGGTGATGAACCCCCAGGGCATCCGCTATACGCATCCCCGGCCCGAGCTCATCGGCAAGGAGTTCGTCGGCACCATCGAGCCCTCCCTGAGCGGCCGCGTCACCATCGAGACGGTCGACGGCCCGCTCGGCGAAGAGGTCCAGGTGGTCGTGCCGGTCACCGACGACCGGGGCGACATCGTGGGCCTGGTCTCGGCCGGTGTCCGGGTGCGTGCCGTCAGCAGCGCCTTCGACCGGCAGCTGCCGGTCGTCCTCGGTGTGGGCGCGGGCGCCCTCGCACTGGCCACCGCGGGCACGGCGCTGGTCACCCGCAGGCTGCGGCGGCAGACGCACGGCCTCGGCCCGACCGAGATGACGCGGATGTACGAGCACCACGACGCGGTGCTGCACACGGTCCGCGAAGGCGTGGTGATCATCGGCGGCGACGGCCGGGTGCTGCTCGTCAACGACGAGGCGCGCAGACTGCTCGGCCTGACCGAGGACGCGGAGGGCAGAGCGGTCACCGAGCTGGCGCTCGACCCGGCCATGGCCAGGCTGCTCGCCGACCGCAGGGCCGCCTCCGACGAGGTGATCCCGGTGGGCGACCGGCTGGTCGCCGTGAACAACCGCCCGCTGGACCGCGGCCAGGGCCCCTCGGGCAGCGTCGCCACCCTCCGTGACTCCACCGAACTGCGCGCGCTCGCCGGAAAGGCGGAGGCCGCCCGCGAGCGCCTGCGGCTGCTGTACGAGGCGAGCGTACGGATCGGCACCACCCTCGATGTCCAGCGCACCGCGGAGGAGCTGACACAGGTGGCCGTACCCGGCTTCGCGGACTGTGCCACCGTCGACCTCGCCGAGGCGGTGCTGCGCGGCGACGAACCGGCGCCGGTGGTCAGCGGTGAGGCGCCACGGCTGCGCAGGCTGGCCCTCACCGGCGGCGGGGGCGATCACCCGCTGTACCGCCCGGGTGAACTGGTCGTCTTCGCCACCCGCACCCCCCAGGCCGCGGGCTTCCTGAGCGGCGAGACGGTCCTGGTACCGGACCTGGCCGCCTCCCAGGACTGGCGCGCGCAGGGCACCGAACGGGCCGACCGCGTCCTGGCCCACGGTTTCCGTTCGATGGTCACCGTCCCGCTGCGGGCCCGCGGCGTCCTCATGGGCATCGTCAACTACTGGCGGATGCGCGACAGCGACCCCTTCGACGAGGACGACCTCTCACTGGCCGGTGAACTCGCCGCCCGCGCCGCCATCAGCATCGACAACGCGCGCCGCTTCACCCGCGAGCACGACATGGCGGTGACCCTCCAGCGCAGCCTGCTGCCGCGGGCCCTGCCCGAGCAGAACGCGCTCGACGTCGCCTACCGCTATCTGCCCGCCCAGTCCGGTGTGGGCGGCGACTGGTTCGACGTCATCCCGCTGCCGGGCGCCCGCGTCGCGCTGGTGGTCGGTGACGTGGTCGGCCACGGGATGCACGCCGCCGCGACGATGGGCCGGCTGCGTACGGCGGTCCAGAACTTCTCCGCGCTCGACCTGCCGCCGGACGAACTGCTCGGGCATCTGGACGAACTCGTCGCCCGGATCGACCAGGAGATCACCGGCGCCGAGACGGACGCCCCGGTCGCGGGCGCCACCTGCGTGTACGCGATCTACGACCCGGCCTCGGGCCGCTGCCAGATGGCCCGCGCCGGTCATCCGGTGCCCGCCGTGGTCGCCCCGGACGGCAGCGTGGAGTTCCCCGAGGTCCCGGCCGGGCCGCCGCTGGGCGTGGGCAGCCTCCCCTTCGAGGCGGTGGAACTGGTCCTGCCCGCGGGCAGCAGTCTGGTCCTCTACACGGACGGCCTGATCGAGGACCGCACCCGGGACATCGACATCGGCCTGGAACTCCTGCGCTCGGCGCTCGCCCACCCCGGCCGCACCCCGAACGAGGCCTGCAACGCGGTGCTGCGCGAGCTGCTGCCCGCCCGCCCCAGCGACGACATCGCCCTGCTCGTCGCCCGTACCCGGGTCCTGTCCGGCGACCGCATCGCCGACTGGGAGGTACCGCCCGACCCCGCGGCCGTGGCCGGGGCCCGCGCCGAACTCACCGCGTGCCTGAACCGCTGGGGCCTGTCGGACCACATCTTCACGGCGGAGCTGGTACTCAGCGAGCTGATCACCAACAGCATCCGTTACGCCTCGGGCTCGATCGGCGTCCGTCTCCTGCGCGACCGCAACCTGATCTGCGAGGTCTCCGACAGCAGCAGCACCTCCCCGCACCTGCGCTACGCCGCGGCCGAGGACGAGGGCGGCCGCGGCCTGTTCCTCATCAGCCAGCTCGCCGAACGCTGGGGCACCCGCTACACGCCGGACGGCAAGGTGATCTGGGCCGAGATCGCCCTCGGCTGA
- a CDS encoding DUF1266 domain-containing protein: MGRGTGKGGEAAPGPGAGRDEGPQPPQHHPSRTEHSPHGQPGQWEPQAHREQAYQEHHAPQAQQAQAEQGQGEQAPAEQPRQDPTAHHQLPTPQAQFATPGQQPPPHVPPHPVPPQPATPTEQPPWPTAPPAPGWLAPSAVEEELYAAKSREDWASYLDVLARNELYYLVPRAVADARPGQWGPAPVWNPHTGTPVLALYTAGMLPAPLADPVFVSCELAAPARHLGHPGDPPWLVVNPDSPCEGYFPTTPWHRSVWQHHVERNADHESRPKLRTLAVGGPLEGPLAHGLACGALLFVNGGHLWNSLAFHGSGYTEARKSLRTWWGVHSRQQWLGHLNRLLAADMVSGAWEFVLGIRHSLARSYAGPIDVAHWREVAERELRHHAAQTEVRLGPEGVTRVEPTGTAELEGQVKGVKRLIGRIARYEARFRADGLLAENAYVRTVEAWDHGRASGMARWGVAARFGTVPEAETAVLAVSESCRANYRSWEDFAAAFVLGRCLHFDDEEFGSWYQDMVTAHHVLTTDPASPWLTVPWA; encoded by the coding sequence ATGGGGAGAGGTACAGGAAAGGGCGGCGAGGCCGCCCCCGGACCCGGCGCCGGCCGGGACGAAGGGCCACAGCCACCACAGCACCACCCGTCCCGCACCGAGCACTCCCCGCACGGGCAACCCGGGCAGTGGGAACCTCAGGCGCACCGGGAACAGGCGTACCAGGAACATCACGCACCCCAAGCCCAGCAGGCCCAGGCAGAGCAGGGTCAGGGAGAGCAGGCCCCGGCAGAACAGCCTCGCCAGGACCCCACCGCGCACCACCAACTCCCCACCCCCCAGGCCCAGTTCGCCACCCCGGGCCAGCAACCGCCCCCGCACGTACCACCGCATCCCGTACCACCCCAGCCCGCCACCCCCACGGAACAACCCCCGTGGCCAACGGCACCACCCGCCCCCGGCTGGCTGGCCCCCAGCGCGGTCGAGGAGGAGCTGTACGCCGCCAAGTCCCGCGAGGACTGGGCGAGTTATCTCGACGTACTGGCCCGCAACGAGCTGTACTACCTCGTCCCGCGTGCCGTCGCCGACGCGCGCCCGGGCCAGTGGGGACCGGCCCCGGTGTGGAATCCGCACACCGGCACGCCGGTGCTGGCCCTCTACACCGCGGGAATGCTGCCCGCGCCGCTGGCCGACCCCGTCTTCGTGAGCTGTGAACTGGCGGCCCCCGCCCGGCACTTGGGGCACCCCGGCGACCCGCCGTGGCTGGTGGTCAATCCGGACAGCCCGTGCGAGGGGTACTTCCCCACCACGCCGTGGCACCGTTCCGTCTGGCAGCACCACGTGGAGCGCAACGCCGACCACGAGTCCCGCCCGAAACTGCGGACCCTGGCCGTCGGCGGCCCCCTGGAGGGGCCCCTGGCGCACGGCCTCGCCTGCGGCGCCCTGCTCTTCGTCAACGGCGGCCACCTGTGGAACTCGCTCGCCTTCCACGGCTCCGGCTACACCGAGGCCCGCAAGAGCCTGCGTACCTGGTGGGGCGTCCACAGCCGACAGCAGTGGCTGGGCCATCTGAACCGGCTGCTCGCGGCGGACATGGTCAGCGGGGCCTGGGAATTCGTCCTCGGCATCCGGCACTCCCTGGCCCGCAGCTACGCGGGCCCCATCGACGTGGCGCACTGGCGCGAGGTCGCCGAACGCGAACTGCGCCACCACGCGGCGCAGACGGAGGTCCGGCTCGGCCCCGAGGGCGTCACCCGGGTGGAACCCACCGGCACCGCCGAACTGGAGGGCCAGGTCAAGGGCGTCAAACGGCTCATCGGCCGGATCGCGCGCTACGAGGCCCGCTTCCGCGCGGACGGACTGCTCGCCGAGAACGCGTACGTACGCACCGTCGAAGCCTGGGACCACGGCCGGGCCTCGGGCATGGCCCGCTGGGGCGTGGCCGCCCGCTTCGGCACGGTGCCGGAGGCCGAGACGGCGGTGCTCGCCGTCTCGGAGTCCTGCCGCGCGAACTACCGCTCCTGGGAGGACTTCGCCGCCGCCTTCGTCCTGGGCCGCTGCCTCCACTTCGACGACGAGGAGTTCGGGAGCTGGTACCAGGACATGGTCACCGCACACCACGTCCTGACCACCGACCCGGCCTCACCCTGGCTCACCGTCCCCTGGGCGTAA
- a CDS encoding DUF6381 family protein gives MSVADEPDARAAQLRQKAQELKEAAERSTDPEARERLETKARHLEEESRHIKRPGSGDARPMG, from the coding sequence ATGAGCGTTGCGGATGAACCGGATGCCCGTGCCGCCCAACTCAGGCAGAAGGCGCAGGAGTTGAAGGAGGCTGCGGAGCGGTCCACCGACCCCGAGGCACGCGAGCGCCTGGAGACCAAGGCCCGCCACCTGGAGGAGGAGAGCCGCCACATCAAGCGGCCGGGCTCCGGCGACGCCCGCCCGATGGGCTGA
- a CDS encoding beta-N-acetylhexosaminidase, which produces MTDDAPLPLVPLPRHVRRGPGHFRLDSGTVLRTDRGAEREAAVLRSALAGAGLPLPPGPGADPAYPGAPADARTPPPTSVWLRFADPGADGEEAYRIEVTERSVTLTARGTPGLGRAVQTLRQLLPPAAHRRGESGGPWPVPCCTVVDAPRFAWRGLLLDVARHFLPKDAVLRMLDLAALHRLSHVQLHLTDDQGWRLDVPGRPRLREVAAWRDGTLRGHASRPLGTDPSPHGGCYSRADLAEIQAYARHRHLTLVPEVDLPGHMQAALAAYPELGVTGPHPVATGWGVSDHVLAPSEAALAFCKEVLDEVFEVFDAPVVHLGGDECPTTEWRASAPARARAAELGLDSVAGLQGWFHTELAAHARRRGRRTAGWDEMTEGPWAPPDAVVTAWRDWLTPSPAATALAAGHDVVLCPASRTYLDHYQSDLPEEPLAQGGLTTWQDLAGWDPLEGLGGGEPAHGLGLGERLPGVGGRERLPCLGAGESVRGLGGDATPPSRAGRVLGVQAQLWSEYLPTPAAVDYAAFPRLGAFAEAAWTGTDRRAAEPLAARMPGYLALLDALGVRYRPLEGPAPWQRGGSGPRARPEVVAAAGTVTHVEAPRP; this is translated from the coding sequence GTGACCGACGACGCACCGCTCCCCCTCGTCCCGCTGCCGCGCCATGTGCGGCGCGGGCCGGGCCACTTCCGGCTGGACTCCGGCACCGTCCTGCGCACCGACCGGGGCGCGGAACGCGAGGCGGCGGTGCTGCGTTCCGCGCTCGCGGGCGCGGGCCTGCCGCTGCCGCCCGGACCCGGGGCGGATCCGGCGTACCCGGGCGCCCCGGCGGATGCGCGTACGCCCCCGCCGACCTCGGTGTGGCTGCGTTTCGCGGATCCGGGCGCAGACGGCGAGGAGGCCTACCGGATCGAGGTCACCGAGCGGAGTGTCACACTCACCGCCCGCGGCACCCCGGGGCTCGGCCGTGCGGTACAGACCCTGCGCCAGCTCCTGCCGCCCGCCGCGCACCGCCGTGGCGAGAGCGGCGGCCCCTGGCCGGTGCCCTGCTGCACGGTGGTCGACGCACCGCGGTTCGCCTGGCGCGGCCTGCTCCTGGACGTGGCGCGGCACTTCCTGCCCAAGGACGCCGTCCTGCGGATGCTCGATCTGGCGGCCCTGCACCGCCTCAGCCATGTGCAACTGCATCTGACGGACGACCAGGGCTGGCGGCTCGACGTGCCGGGCCGCCCCCGGCTGCGCGAGGTCGCGGCCTGGCGCGACGGCACCCTGCGCGGCCACGCCTCGCGCCCGCTCGGCACCGACCCCAGCCCGCACGGTGGCTGCTACTCCCGCGCCGACCTGGCGGAAATCCAGGCCTACGCACGCCACCGCCACCTCACCCTGGTACCCGAGGTGGACCTGCCGGGCCACATGCAGGCCGCCCTCGCGGCCTATCCGGAGCTCGGCGTCACCGGCCCGCACCCGGTGGCCACCGGATGGGGCGTCTCCGACCACGTCCTGGCGCCGAGCGAGGCCGCCCTCGCCTTCTGCAAGGAGGTACTGGACGAGGTCTTCGAGGTCTTCGACGCCCCGGTGGTCCACCTCGGCGGCGACGAGTGCCCGACGACCGAATGGCGCGCCTCGGCCCCGGCGCGTGCCCGGGCCGCGGAGCTGGGCCTGGACTCGGTGGCCGGACTCCAGGGCTGGTTCCACACCGAACTCGCCGCCCATGCCCGCCGCCGCGGCCGCCGCACCGCGGGCTGGGACGAGATGACCGAGGGCCCCTGGGCCCCGCCCGACGCCGTCGTCACGGCCTGGCGCGACTGGCTGACCCCGTCCCCCGCGGCCACCGCCCTGGCCGCCGGACACGACGTCGTCCTCTGCCCCGCCTCCCGTACCTACCTCGACCACTACCAGTCGGACCTCCCCGAGGAACCGCTGGCCCAGGGCGGACTCACCACGTGGCAGGACCTGGCGGGGTGGGATCCGTTGGAGGGCCTCGGCGGCGGGGAGCCGGCGCACGGCCTCGGCCTTGGGGAGCGCCTGCCGGGCGTCGGCGGCAGGGAGCGCCTTCCATGCCTCGGTGCCGGTGAGTCCGTGCGCGGCCTCGGCGGCGACGCGACTCCCCCGTCGCGTGCGGGCCGGGTTCTCGGGGTACAGGCCCAGTTGTGGAGCGAGTACCTGCCCACCCCGGCGGCCGTCGACTACGCGGCCTTCCCCCGCCTCGGCGCCTTCGCCGAAGCGGCCTGGACCGGCACCGACCGCCGGGCCGCCGAGCCCCTGGCGGCCCGTATGCCCGGCTATCTCGCACTGCTCGACGCCCTCGGCGTGCGGTACCGCCCGCTGGAGGGCCCGGCGCCGTGGCAGCGCGGCGGCAGCGGGCCGCGGGCCCGCCCGGAGGTCGTCGCGGCGGCCGGGACGGTCACGCATGTGGAGGCGCCCCGGCCCTGA
- a CDS encoding SpoIIE family protein phosphatase produces MVHGFAGRARRAARHRGATPRERFSTPGRLAWLNAASTQIGTTLDLERTAQEFVEFAVPRFADAATVDILERVVQGGEGDALSALTLPASRAMAVQTTPELAILEATPVGEITERTEIPHETVMHTYCMRQRRGVLVSPMRDADFSRVAPTDSAADKMRRTRVNSYIGVPLIARGTLIGMADFVRAGHRRPFSATDLQLAEHLASRAAVFIDNARLYGRERAHVVDLQRTLLPRATPHTPGLSVHAAYAPAADTLGVGGDWYDVMALPSGRTALMVGDVMGHGLPAAATMGRLRAVARTLMTQDMAPERVLARLELATRDLEDEQVATCLCAVYDPADSSYTFASAGHPPPLLVEPGPTGNTVRLLEVPVGAPLGAGVIPYDRLRVTATPGTRLVLYTDGLIKSRRVDIDAQVDQLREAAAAMSADQLDGGGLLFTPQDGKARFDEAVWLVAAGLPGAELSIWELTEDGNAAARARSLVSGQLGEWGLSDLTDVTELVVSELVGNALRYGHGPGQLRLLRGERLMVEVSDRGPDLPQIQHAELSDEGGRGLQLINMLCRSWGSCRTTSGKVVWAEQDITSV; encoded by the coding sequence ATGGTGCACGGCTTCGCCGGCCGTGCGCGCAGAGCCGCACGCCATCGCGGGGCCACTCCGCGTGAACGGTTCAGCACTCCGGGCAGGCTGGCCTGGCTGAACGCCGCCAGTACGCAGATCGGCACCACTCTCGATCTGGAGCGCACCGCCCAGGAGTTCGTCGAGTTCGCCGTGCCCCGGTTCGCCGACGCCGCGACGGTGGACATCCTGGAGCGGGTGGTGCAGGGCGGCGAGGGCGACGCCCTGAGCGCTCTGACGCTGCCCGCGAGCCGGGCCATGGCGGTGCAGACGACGCCGGAGCTCGCCATCCTGGAGGCCACCCCGGTCGGCGAGATCACCGAACGCACCGAGATCCCGCACGAGACCGTGATGCACACGTACTGCATGCGCCAGCGCCGAGGTGTGCTCGTCAGCCCGATGCGGGACGCGGACTTCAGCCGGGTCGCGCCCACCGACAGCGCGGCCGACAAGATGCGCAGGACCCGTGTGAACAGCTACATCGGGGTTCCGCTCATCGCCCGCGGCACGCTCATCGGCATGGCCGACTTCGTACGGGCCGGGCACCGGCGGCCGTTCAGCGCCACCGACCTCCAGCTCGCCGAACACCTCGCCTCCCGCGCCGCCGTCTTCATCGACAACGCACGCCTCTACGGACGCGAACGCGCCCACGTCGTCGACCTCCAGCGCACCCTGCTCCCGCGGGCCACCCCGCACACTCCCGGCCTCTCCGTGCACGCCGCCTACGCCCCCGCCGCCGACACCCTCGGCGTCGGTGGTGACTGGTACGACGTGATGGCGCTGCCGAGCGGCCGTACGGCGCTGATGGTGGGCGACGTGATGGGGCACGGGCTGCCCGCCGCGGCGACCATGGGCCGGCTGCGGGCGGTCGCGCGGACCCTGATGACCCAGGACATGGCCCCCGAGCGGGTACTGGCCCGGCTGGAACTGGCCACCCGCGACCTGGAGGACGAACAGGTCGCCACCTGCCTGTGCGCGGTCTACGACCCGGCCGACTCCAGCTACACGTTCGCCAGTGCCGGACATCCGCCCCCGCTCCTCGTCGAGCCCGGACCGACCGGCAACACGGTGCGCCTCCTGGAGGTCCCGGTCGGGGCACCGCTCGGCGCGGGCGTCATCCCGTACGACCGGCTGAGGGTCACGGCCACGCCCGGCACCAGACTGGTGCTGTACACCGACGGGCTCATCAAGTCGCGCCGGGTGGACATCGACGCACAGGTGGACCAGTTGCGCGAGGCGGCGGCCGCCATGTCCGCGGACCAACTGGACGGCGGCGGGCTGCTGTTCACGCCGCAGGACGGCAAGGCCCGGTTCGACGAGGCGGTGTGGCTGGTCGCGGCCGGACTGCCCGGCGCCGAACTGAGCATCTGGGAGCTGACCGAGGACGGCAACGCCGCAGCCCGCGCCCGCTCGCTGGTCTCCGGGCAGCTCGGCGAGTGGGGCCTTTCCGACCTGACCGACGTCACCGAACTCGTCGTCAGCGAACTCGTGGGCAACGCCCTGCGCTACGGCCACGGCCCCGGCCAGCTGCGCCTGCTGCGCGGCGAGCGCCTCATGGTCGAGGTCTCCGACCGCGGCCCCGACCTGCCGCAGATCCAGCACGCGGAACTCAGCGACGAGGGCGGGCGAGGCCTCCAGCTCATCAACATGCTCTGCCGCAGCTGGGGTTCCTGCCGCACCACCTCGGGCAAGGTGGTGTGGGCCGAGCAGGACATCACCTCGGTGTGA
- a CDS encoding DUF6629 family protein, whose product MCWSANADLVAGSAIGAVGAVCVLRTQRVRDLPLAALPLLFGAHQIIESVIWHDGGGTGAAPLAWAVIALPLLPFWVPLGVLAVAPARARLRLLPLCAAGIATAAVLAWTLTTHTVRAEVRGHTMAYAIGLPYPELLLAGYLLATIGALLLSADRHLVLLGVLAAIGAAICAALWRLEFISTWCAFAAVCSVVLLGWVRRTPAAPPGGSRTVTTA is encoded by the coding sequence ATGTGCTGGAGCGCGAACGCCGACCTCGTGGCGGGCAGTGCCATCGGGGCGGTGGGCGCCGTGTGCGTACTGCGCACCCAGCGCGTGCGTGACCTGCCGCTCGCCGCGCTGCCGTTGCTCTTCGGCGCCCACCAGATCATCGAGTCGGTGATCTGGCACGACGGCGGCGGGACCGGAGCCGCGCCGCTGGCCTGGGCGGTGATCGCGCTTCCCCTGCTGCCGTTCTGGGTGCCGCTGGGCGTCCTCGCCGTCGCGCCCGCGCGGGCCCGGCTGCGTCTGCTGCCCCTGTGCGCCGCCGGAATCGCGACGGCGGCCGTCCTGGCCTGGACCCTCACCACCCACACGGTCCGCGCCGAGGTCCGCGGCCACACCATGGCGTACGCCATCGGGCTGCCGTACCCCGAACTGCTCCTGGCCGGATACCTCCTCGCGACCATCGGCGCCCTCCTGCTCTCCGCCGACCGGCATCTCGTCCTGCTCGGTGTGCTGGCCGCCATCGGCGCGGCGATCTGTGCCGCGCTGTGGCGCCTGGAGTTCATCTCCACCTGGTGCGCCTTCGCCGCCGTGTGCTCGGTGGTGCTGCTCGGCTGGGTACGGCGGACACCGGCCGCGCCGCCGGGCGGGAGCCGGACGGTCACGACGGCCTGA
- a CDS encoding SDR family oxidoreductase, with protein sequence MALDKPEATLAVTGATGRLGGRVARRVADAGLEQTLVVRDPARAPELPGARAVRGSFGDRDAVRAALTGVERVLMVSAAESADRVEQHRAFVDAAVEAGVGHLVYISFQGAAPDATFTLARDHWATEQHIRASGVGFTFLRDNLYADFMPGLVGDDGVIRGPAGNGRAAVVAQDDIADAATAVLLGATAHTGATYDLTGPQALTLAEVASILTETTGRRVGYRPETVDEAYASRAGYGAPDWQLDAWVSTYTAIAGGELAPVSDAIPRLTGHPATSLAELCRRGRGEKPRG encoded by the coding sequence ATGGCACTCGACAAACCTGAAGCCACGCTCGCGGTCACCGGCGCGACCGGCAGGCTCGGCGGCCGCGTCGCCCGCCGCGTCGCCGACGCGGGCCTGGAGCAGACGCTGGTGGTACGTGATCCGGCGCGCGCCCCCGAGCTGCCGGGCGCCAGGGCGGTACGGGGCAGCTTCGGCGACCGGGACGCGGTGCGTGCGGCGCTGACCGGGGTGGAGCGGGTGCTGATGGTGTCGGCCGCCGAGTCCGCCGACCGTGTGGAGCAGCACCGCGCCTTCGTGGACGCGGCCGTGGAGGCGGGTGTCGGGCACCTGGTGTACATCTCGTTCCAGGGGGCCGCCCCGGACGCCACGTTCACGCTCGCCCGGGACCACTGGGCCACCGAACAGCACATCCGCGCCTCGGGCGTCGGCTTCACCTTTCTGCGGGACAACCTGTACGCCGACTTCATGCCCGGACTGGTCGGCGACGACGGGGTGATCCGCGGTCCCGCGGGCAACGGACGGGCCGCCGTCGTGGCGCAGGACGACATCGCGGACGCCGCCACCGCCGTACTCCTCGGGGCCACCGCACACACCGGCGCCACCTACGACCTGACCGGACCGCAGGCCCTCACCCTCGCCGAGGTCGCGTCGATCCTGACCGAGACCACCGGGCGCCGGGTCGGCTACCGGCCCGAGACGGTCGACGAGGCCTACGCCTCCCGCGCCGGATACGGCGCCCCCGACTGGCAGCTCGACGCCTGGGTGTCCACGTACACCGCCATCGCCGGCGGCGAACTCGCCCCCGTCAGCGACGCGATTCCCCGCCTGACCGGCCACCCGGCGACCTCACTGGCCGAGCTCTGCCGCAGGGGGCGGGGCGAGAAACCGCGCGGGTAG